A window of the Emys orbicularis isolate rEmyOrb1 chromosome 1, rEmyOrb1.hap1, whole genome shotgun sequence genome harbors these coding sequences:
- the LOC135873068 gene encoding olfactory receptor 52P1-like — protein MADFNLTLSDLSTFILIGIPGLEAAHIWISIPFSVLYLIGLLGNFMVLFVVGKEETLHKLMYLLLCMLALTDIAVSTSVMPMALCIFWFNLKGITVGGCFTQMFFLHMISVMQSAVLVAMAFDRYIAICNPLRYATILTNTRIAKLGLVGLIRAVLLMLPLPLLLSRQPFCGKHIIPHTYCEHIAVVKISCGDTTVNRTYSLVVAFVVSGLDLTLVALSYSLIIKAVLRISSKKAYEKALNTCTAHLCVMLTSFTLFFFSALTHRFGQHITLHVHIILANLFFLIPPILNPIIYGVKIKELRDKVVKYTCRR, from the coding sequence ATGGCAGATTTCAACCTCACTCTCTCTGACCTGTCAACATTCATCCTAATTGGCATCCCTGGCCTAGAAGCTGCTCACATTtggatttccatccctttctctgTGCTGTACCTAATCGGCCTGTTGGGAAATTTCATGGTTCTGTTTGTTGTAGGGAAAGAGGAGACCCTGCACAAGCTGATGTACCTGCTACTCTGCATGCTGGCGCTCACAGACATAGCCGTGTCTACCTCCGTCATGCCGATggcactgtgtatattttggttcaatttgaaaGGCATTACTGTGGGTGGCTGCTTCACCCAGATGTTCTTCCTTCACATGATTTCTGTTATGCAGTCAGCCGTCCTCGTGGCAATGGCCTTTGATCGCTACATTGCCATATGTAACCCTCTGAGATACGCCACCATCCTCACCAACACACGAATAGCTAAGCTAGGGCTCGTGGGTTTAATAAGAGCTGTTCTCCTCATGCTGCCCCTACCCCTGCTTCTCAGTAGGCAGCCATTCTGTGGCAAGCATATTATCCCCCACACGTACTGTGAGCATATAGCTGTGGTGAAGATATCATGTGGGGACACCACTGTCAACAGGACATACAGCTTGGTGGTGGCATTTGTAGTCTCTGGTTTAGATCTGACACTGGTTGCCCTGTCCTACAGTCTGATCATCAAGGCCGTCCTCAGAATCTCCTCCAAGAAAGCCTATGAGAAAGCCCTGAACACCTGCACAGCCCACCTCTGTGTGATGCTGACATCTTTTactctcttctttttctctgcTCTGACACACCGGTTTGGTCAGCACATCACTCTCCATGTTCACATCATCTTGGCCaacctcttcttcctcatccccCCCATACTCAACCCGATCATTTATGGGGTCAAAATCAAAGAGCTTCGTGACAAAGTGGTCAAATACACATGCAGAAGGTGA